A section of the Triticum dicoccoides isolate Atlit2015 ecotype Zavitan chromosome 7A, WEW_v2.0, whole genome shotgun sequence genome encodes:
- the LOC119333952 gene encoding DNA-directed RNA polymerase 3B, chloroplastic-like yields the protein AFDWLDLFAFLNSPADSYQIPHPPPPLADDAAVEEELAIILEREKDRERARRADHRRLRQRQVKAETEAWARAAEEYRQLEREMLDRHLAPQLPYVKSLFLGWFEPLRDAVARDQDVQRRKRVKHVYAKYLLLLPAEKVAVIVMHKMMGLLMSSKDGCGSVRVVQAAHSIGEAVEREYKVQAFFQKTRRKTRSKTDSENDPALNKEQAKCRKLVKSLVRRRKLTEAQKLVQQEIELEEWGTEAQVKLGTRLIELLLDSAFVQSPADQTPDSSPDFRPAFKHVLRKPIVENGRLKKKHFVIECDPLVHEGFESTARHVEIPYLPMLVPPMKWKGYDKGGHLFLPSYVMRTHGVKDQKEAIKSVPRKQLRKVFEALDILGGTKWRVNRRVHDVVETIWSRGGGIAGLVDKGNIPLPEQPETEDPDEIQKWKWSVKKTKKANRELHAERCDTELKLSVARKMREEDGFYYPHNLDFRGRAYPMHPHLSHLGSDLCRGVLEYAEGRPLGKSGLRWLKIHLANKYGGGIEKLSHESKLAFVEDHLPDIFDSASNPVDGNCWWINAEDPFQCLAACMDLSKALESPSPHDAVSHLPIHQDGSCNGLQHYAALGRDYMGAAAVNLVPGEKPADIYSEIAARVLDVVREDSMKDPATDPSVSLAKVLVDEVDRKLVKQTVMTSVYGVTFIGARQQIMKRLQEKGHITDDKLLYDVSCYATRVTLDALGQMFQSARAIMAWLGDCAKMIASKNQPVRWTSPVGLPVVQPYKKYKNYMIRTSLQCLALRREGDAIATQRQKAAFPPNFVHSLDSSHMMMTAITCKEAGLHFAGVHDSFWVHACDVDKMNQILREQFVELYSMPILENLLEEFQTLFPTVEFPPCPAQGNFDVREVLKSTYFFN from the exons GCCTTCGACTGGCTCGACCTCTTCGCCTTCCTCAACTCCCCCGCCGACTCCTACCAGATCCCCCACCCGCCCCCGCCGCTggcggacgacgcggcagtggaggaGGAGCTGGCGATAATCCTCGAGCGGGAGAAGGACCGGGAGCGGGCGCGGAGGGCGGACCACCGGCGGCTGCGGCAGCGGCAGGTCAAGGCGGAGACGGAGGCGTGGGCGCGGGCCGCGGAGGAGTACCGCCAGCTCGAGCGCGAGATGCTCGACCGCCACCTCGCCCCCCAGCTGCCCTACGTCAAGTCGCTCTTCCTCGGCTGGTTCGAGCCGCTGCGCGACGCCGTCGCCAGGGACCAGGACGTGCAGCGCCGCAAGCGGGTCAAGCACGTCTACGCCAAGTACCTGCTCCTGCTCCCCGCCGAGAAGGTCGCCGTCATCGTCATGCACAAGATGATGGGCCTCCTCATGTCCAGCAAGGACGGCTGCGGCAGCGTCCGCGTCGTCCAGGCCGCGCACTCCATCGGCGAGGCCGTCGAGCGCGAG TACAAAGTCCAGGCTTTCTTTCAGAAGACTAGGAGAAAAACTAGGAGCAAAACTGACAGTGAAAATGATCCAGCATTAAACAAGGAACAGGCAAAATGCCGGAAACTTGTTAAGAGTTTGGTGAGGAGGCGAAAATTGACTGAAGCACAGAAGCTTGTGCAGCAGGAGATTGAACTGGAGGAATGGGGCACAGAAGCCCAAGTGAAG CTAGGAACTCGCCTGATTGAATTGTTGTTGGATTCGGCATTTGTGCAGTCACCAGCCGACCAAACACCCGACAGTTCTCCTGATTTTCGACCTGCATTTAAGCATGTATTGCGAAAGCCTATTGTAGAAAATGG GAGACTAAAGAAGAAGCACTTCGTGATAGAGTGTGATCCTCTTGTGCATGAGGGGTTCGAAAGCACT GCTAGACACGTGGAGATACCCTATCTTCCTATGCTGGTACCTCCTATGAAATGGAAGGG CTATGATAAAGGCGGACACCTTTTTCTGCCTTCGTATGTTATGCGGACACATGGTGTGAAGGACCAGAAGGAAGCCATTAAGAGTGTTCCAAGAAAACAGCTGCGAAAAGTATTCGAG GCATTAGATATCCTTGGGGGTACTAAATGGAGAGTGAATAGACGGGTACATGACGTTGTTGAGACTATTTGGAGTCGTGGTGGGGGTATTGCAGGACTTGTTGATAAGGGAAAT ATTCCTCTACCTGAACAACCTGAAACAGAAGACCCAGATGAAATCCAGAAATGGAAGTGGAGCGTAAAGAAGACAAAGAAAGCTAACCGCGAACTGCATGCTGAGCGATGCGATACAGAACTAAAACTCTCT GTTGCTCGTAAAATGAGAGAGGAGGATGGCTTCTATTATCCTCATAATCTAGATTTCCGTGGTCGTGCATACCCTATGCATCCACATCTGAGTCACCTAGGTTCAGATCTATGCCGAGGTGTTCTAGAGTATGCTGAAGGGCGGCCACTCGGAAAATCTGGTTTACGCTGGTTGAAGATACATTTGGCTAACAAATATGGCGGAGGCATTGAAAAGCTTTCTCATGAGAGCAAACTAGCGTTTGTGGAGGATCATTTGCCTGATATATTTGATTCAGCATCAAATCCTGTTGATGGGAACTGTTGGTGGATTAATGCTGAGGATCCATTTCAATGTCTAGCTGCATGCATGGATCTTTCTAAGGCATTAGAAAGTCCATCACCTCATGATGCTGTCTCTCACCTACCTATTCATCAG GATGGTTCATGCAATGGGTTACAACACTATGCCGCTCTTGGAAGAGACTAT ATGGGTGCGGCAGCTGTCAACTTGGTTCCTGGAGAGAAACCTGCAGATATCTACTCAGAAATAGCTGCTAG GGTATTGGATGTTGTACGGGAAGACTCAATGAAAGATCCTGCTACTGATCCAAGTGTTTCATTAGCAAAGGTTTTAGTTGATGAG GTGGATAGGAAGCTGGTCAAGCAGACAGTGATGACGTCAGTTTATGGTGTCACATTTATCGGTGCTCGCCAGCAAATTATGAAGAGGCTTCAAGAGAAAGGACACATTACAGATGACAAATTGCTCTATGATGTGTCCTGCTATGCTACCAGG GTAACTTTGGATGCACTAGGACAAATGTTCCAATCTGCCCGTGCTATAATGGCATGGCTTGGTGACTGTGCAAAG ATGATTGCTTCAAAAAATCAACCAGTCAGATGGACGAGTCCTGTTGGTCTTCCAGTTGTGCAACCATACAAGAAATATAAAAACTATATG ATACGAACTTCTTTGCAATGTCTGGCTTTACGACGGGAGGGTGATGCA ATTGCAACCCAACGGCAAAAGGCAGCTTTTCCACCGAATTTTGTGCATTCTCTTGATAGTTCACATATGATGATGACGGCAATTACTTGCAAGGAGGCTGGTCTTCATTTTGCAG GAGTGCATGACTCATTTTGGGTGCATGCATGTGATGTCGATAAAATGAATCAGATCTTGAGAGAGCAATTCGTGGAGCTGTACAGCATGCCAATCCTTGAAAAC CTACTGGAAGAGTTTCAAACATTATTTCCGACAGTAGAGTTTCCTCCCTGCCCAGCACAGGGGAATTTTGATGTGAGAGAAGTTCTCAAGTCTACCTATTTCTTCAACTAA